The genomic interval CATAACCATATCTGCACTGTTACTTGTTTTCGAATGCAAATATTCATGGTACGTTCATGGTTTCAAAGTAGAGCTGCATGAGAGGGTGCGCATCTAATAACTAATCAAACAGCTTCTAACTGCTTCTAACCTGTTCTCTCTACATCATTGCCTCAAGATCGCAAGTATTGCTAAACATCTAATCCTTAACAGCCGGATAACAAAATCACCCGATTCTGCTGCCGCAACTATTCTATGATTTGGAGCTGCGGTAGTTCTGTATTGTTTCGATTGTGCGGCAGACTGAGCACAACTTATCCGAGGCAGGTCGCCCACACCTCTCGCACCTCACGCTCCTCCTATCAGATTCCTCATCTTCTTTCCCTGAGAGCATCTTCATCACGGTTTTGTAGGTACTATGCTTGACACCGGGGTGCCGCTTCTCCAACCGGTTCAGGAACTCCCTGATCTCGGTCCTAACCCCCTCATCCATGTAGGGGCAGGGCTCAGTCTGAAACGGGATACCGGAGAGGAAGGCGTAGAACGCAATCTCCTCCTCATAAATCTCAACAAACGGCTTCACCCTGCGGGGAAGACCTATGCTCGACTCCAAACCCGGATCAAGAAACTCCAGCCTACCCATATCCCCGCTCGTCAAGTTGATGAAGTAGGTCTGCAGAAAATCATCAAGATTATGCGCAGTCGCCACAACAGTGGCGCCAACCTGCTCAGCCGCCAAATCGATTGCTCTACGCCTAAGAATACCGCACACCGTACAGGCCGATATGCTCCTGTCAGGCCAGGCATCCAAAGC from Nitrososphaerota archaeon carries:
- a CDS encoding TIGR00269 family protein, whose amino-acid sequence is MTAVRQRCGFCGGESVYHRLYSGEQLCRSCFKDSLVEKTRRTISRYRMLKHGDTVAVAVSGGKDSLSLLDILSRLTQEHGERLVAVTVDEGIEGYRGEAVELARSEAAKRDVPFHVVSFESLFGFTLNRALDAWPDRSISACTVCGILRRRAIDLAAEQVGATVVATAHNLDDFLQTYFINLTSGDMGRLEFLDPGLESSIGLPRRVKPFVEIYEEEIAFYAFLSGIPFQTEPCPYMDEGVRTEIREFLNRLEKRHPGVKHSTYKTVMKMLSGKEDEESDRRSVRCERCGRPASDKLCSVCRTIETIQNYRSSKS